A region from the Corylus avellana chromosome ca7, CavTom2PMs-1.0 genome encodes:
- the LOC132187959 gene encoding uncharacterized mitochondrial protein AtMg00820-like — protein MKSRDTTFWKEAIDDEMESIMFNNTWILVDLPSGSKSIGCKWIFKKKMKSDGSIDKYKARLVAKGFRQSKGIDYFDTYAPVARISSIRTLISLASIYNLEIHQMDVKTAFLNGYLDEEEHLEELYLCECKVRPLLSGLGIEDIEVNGLVQMVKGEADSKVAAALSCYH, from the exons ATGAAATCTAGGGATACCACATTTTGGAAGGAGGCTATTGATGATGAAATGGAGTCCATTATGTTTAATAACACATGGATTCTTGTAGATTTACCTTCCGGTTCTAAATCCATAGGATGTAAATGGATctttaagaaaaagatgaaatctGATGGATCCATTGACAAATATAAGGCTAGATTAGTAGCCAAAGGGTTTAGACAATCAAAGGGCATTGATTATTTTGATACATATGCTCCTGTGGCTAGGATTTCTTCAATAAGAACTTTGATATCTTTGGCTTCCATATATAACCTTGAAATccatcaaatggatgtgaaaacagCATTCTTAAATGGTTATTTGGATGAAGAG GAGCACCTAGAAGAACTCTACCTATGTGAGTGTAAAGTCAGGCCACTTTTGTCGGGGCTTG GAATCGAAGATATTGAAGTTAATGGACTTGTTCAAATGGTGAAGGGAGAAGCTGATAGCAAAGTAGCTGCTGCTCTCTCCTGCTaccattaa